A stretch of DNA from Hemitrygon akajei unplaced genomic scaffold, sHemAka1.3 Scf000092, whole genome shotgun sequence:
TTCAAACATGCATTTCAAGTCACGAACCAgtagcatctccccttttcccacTTTCCACAGACGTTGCCTGACTTGtactcacatctacactcccgtCCTTCTACAGCTGTGCTGCAGAGGACAGGCCAACATGCTGCATAACGGTGGCGGactggaaggctctacaacgggtagtcaaaaccgtccaacgcatcactggcacccCCAGCCTACCTTCCATCAGGGACGTATATACAGAAAGACTCCGGAAAAAGGCCAGGGGCTTCAGGAAGGATCCCCACATCCTGCCTGTGGGGTGTTTGCCCCTCTCTcatgagggaggaaggatcctacctatcctgcctatgggctgtttgtccctctcccctgagggaggaaggatcccacctatcctgcctaTGGGCTGTTTGCACCTCTACCATGAGGGAGgaagctacgtagcatccacagcaggaccaccagactcaaaatcagttacttttctcaagcagtaagactgatcaacacctctgatAACTAAGCCACCCCTCCACAACTAACAACACCTAGCCACCACCAGCACGGCTTGAAAATTGTCTGTTACAACCACCTGAGGTCAGAGTGACTCCTGTAtcgtatatatttatatttattgtgttttacatTGTTTTCTTTATCTGAGTTTCTTGTGCTACATCTGAtccggaataacaattatttctttctccactaCTCTTATGTATCTTCAAACTTGTATCTGCTGAGTATTTACAACACATACTCTTTCAGAGACACGAGACTGCGGATCTGCCGTGTCAAACCattttctggaggaactcagtgagctgAGCAGCGTCTGTGATGatggaaggtggggaggggatttGTCTGCGTTTTGTGTCAAAATGCTGACTATCGCAATCTCCTGAACAAGACAATCACATTTTCTCTACCAACaacccctacccacaatgcacgtGCTGATCAACAAAGATACTTTGTGTTTTGAATCAATgacggggggaggggaggggaagctgTGATTCCCCGACCTGTTCCTTTGACAGAATGCCAACTACCCGTTTCTCTAACTCCATACGCCACATCAACAATGGGCTTTCAATGTTTCTTCCACAGGAACAATAATATCTGTGACCGTAGTGAGAGGTTGTCCAGTACGCGACAGTCGGGGTCAGTAAACTTCCAGGGAAATCCTGACCTTCACAGCACAGttaatgtggaaatgtgatgatCTGGTGTTTATCTAGACCAGGGCTCTCTGTCCAGTCAGCGGACTGTTAATCGAATTTACTTTACTGTACGAACATTCATTGATGAGTTCAATTAATGCAATAGCTTTGAGCAAGTCTTGTGTACTAAAATTACTGAGTTCTGAGGTGAGGCATCTAACAGTTTGtctgctgtctgttcccatggaagatgttcaacagaaacacaaggagactctgcgggcacaaactgaaacactgagagtgaacacgatcctgatgagggagaaggtgcaggttttccagctggttgatcgatacgctgagctcacggtcatttctactgttcgagatcggagactggtggaacatgagctgctggcaagaagcagagaccacgaggagtggagagagaaacatcccGATGTAGAACTGAAAACAATCCGGATGGAacagttgttccagagcagctttttaCGGAATAAATCAAAATCTGGGAGTacggcagcagtggccggagtctcggggatcgggaaaacaacaatggtacaaaagattgcttatgactgggccacagggaaaatatatcagcaattccagtttgtcttcagtttcaaattccgggatttaaactccattaactgcagaataaacctgaaagaactgattctgcatcagtatccttactttgggaatatcctgagagaggtctggaagaacccagagggattgctgtttatatttgatggtttggatgaattcaatgacaaaataGATTTTTctgacagtcggagagacacAGAACCTCGGTcaacatgcacagatcctgaaatcAAGTGCAAGgtttctgacattgtgtacagtttaatccagcacaagctgctcccagggtgttcagtgctggtgaccacccgccccactgcgttacatttattggaaaaggcagagatcagtgtctgggctgaaatcgttggatttgttggtgaggaatggaAGGAGTATTTCATCAGGCATTTTGATGATCAGACGGTGGcggcagctgttttcaaacacgtggaggagaacgagatcctgtacaccatgagctacaacccctcctactgctggatcctcgctctggcactgggccccttcttcacacaaagagtcagggacacGCAGCGAGTTCctaagaccatcacccaactatattcctactatatttacaacatcctgaaaaaccatggccgtgagattgagaacccccgtgatgtgttactcagtgttggtcagatggccttcagaggagtgacccagaggaagattgtgtttacagatggagatttgatcaacaaCAATCTTCAGCCTTCCCAGTTGCTGTCCGGGTTCCTTTTGGGGAGGGACGATTCTGCCCAGAGCGTGGTATACACAtttccacacctcaccatccaagagtttgtagctgcactcgcacaattcctgaatccacatcccagGGATATcatgaaattcctcactgaagcccagaaCACGAccgatgggcgatttgaggtattcctccgttttgttgctggcctctcctccccaatgacagcttgGTGTCTGGAGGAGCTTCTGGGTACATTTCatcatgaaacaacctgccgggtgattgactgggtgaaggaggaggttaaacgccagagtagaAACAcagggagtgaagctggtaaaaggagcctcctgaacacattgcactacctgtttgagtctcagaatcgtggactggctcagtccgcactgggatctgtggaaacactttcattcagcaGAATGTCACTGACCCCGTCTGACTACACGGTcttgtctcatgtcatcggactctgtgatacaatgaAACGTCTCGTACTGgagaactgccacattcagtgcGAAGagatccagcggctgggacccgggctgcacaagtgccaggagttgaggtaacttgattaatctctcactctgaactgtgaaacagtTCCAATgcgttgtttcaatgtaaaggcaTTTGGGTTTAACTGtgataaatcagattgtgaagaattgtgacaatgccaggggatcggtcagtaacACCCCAATAATAGAAccacagaaacatagaacactacagcacagtacaggcccttcagtcctccatgttgtgccgacccatataatccttaaaaaagtactaaacccacactaccccataaccatttttctttcatccatgtgtctgtccaagaggctcttaaatacccctaatgttttagcctccaccaccatccctgccaagtcattccaggcactcacaaccctctgtgtaaaaaacaacttacccctgatgtctcccctaagcttccctcccttaattttgtacatatgcactCTAATGTTTGCTACTGGTGCCCTGGgtaacaggtactgactatccaccctagcTATGCCTCTCATATTCTTGTAGATTTCTATCGTcccatctcattcttctacgctccaaaaagaaaagtcccagctctgctaaccttgcttcatgtgacttgttctcaaaaccaggcaacatcctggtaaatctcctctgcaccctctccatagcttccacaacTTTcgtataatgaagtgaccagaattgaacacaatactctaagtgcggtctcagcAGTGATTTGTAgcattgcaacatgacctctctactcttcaaCTCAATACCCCTGTTATTGAAACCTAGTTTCCCATAGACCGTCTTAACtaccctgtcaacctgtgcagcgaccttgagggatgtatggatttgaaccccaaggtccctttgtttatCCACACTCTTAAAtgactgaccattaatcctgtactcagttttCTGgtatgtccttccaaaatgcatcacctcactctTGTCCGGATTgatctccatctgctatttttctgcccaactctgcagcctgtctatatcctcttgtaaccttcgacaacctacagtttcatccacaactcctccaatctccctgtcatccgcaaacttacacacccatccttccgcctctacatccaggtcatttataaaaatcacaaatagcaggggtccccggacagatccctgcggcactccactagtcaccgacctccaggcagaataccttcCTTCCACGGCTACCCTCTGTTTTCTTTCTTTAAGCCaactttttatccaaacagccaggGTTCCACTTattccatgcctcatgactttctggatgagtctctcatgagagaccttgtcaaatgcctagctaaatgccatgtagagcacaTCCActtccctaccctcatcaatttcttttgttacctcttcaaaaaactcaatcaggctcgtgaggcacgattttccattcacaaagccatgttgactatccatgagtagactgtactccaaatgctcgtagatcctatccttaagagtcctttccagtagtttgcagaccaccgacgtaagactcaccggtctatagttcccaggtttctccctattaccttttttacacaagggaactacatttgccattctccagttctccggcacttcccctgcagccaaagaggattcaaaggtcATAGcgaatgctcctgcgatctcttctctgaATTCCCACaaaaacctggggtgtatcatatccggccctgggaatttattaatcttaatatttttaagaagatccagcacttcttcttccttaatctctacattgtccagcacacagtcctgctctacttcgacctcatcctgatcaagatccttttcacttgtgaatactgaagcaaagtattcatttaggacctccccaacctcctccgcttccaggcacatgttgccctctttatcctttagcggtcccaccttcgttttcgtcatcctcctattcttcacctacacatagaacgccttggggttatcctaaatcctacatgccaaggccttcccatgcctccttcgagctctcctaagtcctttctttagttctttcgtggctaccctatatttctcatgaggccctcctacttcctgc
This window harbors:
- the LOC140722887 gene encoding NACHT, LRR and PYD domains-containing protein 3-like is translated as MEVRALLRTRDSAFGEDDKAALPTARAKLSRVIRGTKRAHASESTATSSSRSHFKHRSAASQVFASEAPPPLSQSPEGRWFSFRSLSKRVVSWEPEDRSLSAGTIDQVLIKQQKLKTPVHKMGQGSSSGGAPVTSTSSKDMELRVITELLAICDDFQLLQLTDFYRDRLEQAMEGGVHGVSLALTAENQFSGEEHRKISDLADKGERADSSKLLLSLVMEKGSRAPRVMWETFVKMRIGVPTLDKVLKEIQMYGPGSVITELLASWDDFQLLQLTDFYRDRLEQAMEGGVHEVSLALTAENQFSGEEHRKISDLADKGERADSSKLLLSLVMEKGSRARRVMWDTFVKMRIGVPTLDKILKEIQIYGCDLSHRPIPAQLLLKLLSELKDVQQKHKETLRAQTETLRVNTILMREKVQVFQLVDRYAELTVISTVRDRRLVEHELLARSRDHEEWREKHPDVELKTIRMEQLFQSSFLRNKSKSGSTAAVAGVSGIGKTTMVQKIAYDWATGKIYQQFQFVFSFKFRDLNSINCRINLKELILHQYPYFGNILREVWKNPEGLLFIFDGLDEFNDKIDFSDSRRDTEPRSTCTDPEIKCKVSDIVYSLIQHKLLPGCSVLVTTRPTALHLLEKAEISVWAEIVGFVGEEWKEYFIRHFDDQTVAAAVFKHVEENEILYTMSYNPSYCWILALALGPFFTQRVRDTQRVPKTITQLYSYYIYNILKNHGREIENPRDVLLSVGQMAFRGVTQRKIVFTDGDLINNNLQPSQLLSGFLLGRDDSAQSVVYTFPHLTIQEFVAALAQFLNPHPRDIMKFLTEAQNTTDGRFEVFLRFVAGLSSPMTAWCLEELLGTFHHETTCRVIDWVKEEVKRQSRNTGSEAGKRSLLNTLHYLFESQNRGLAQSALGSVETLSFSRMSLTPSDYTVLSHVIGLCDTMKRLVLENCHIQCEEIQRLGPGLHKCQELRLGRNELGDSGVKLLSASLRNPECKIQKLWLDKVGLTDSGVEDLVIALSTNRSLTELILGSNSLTDRSIPALRRLVLTLPNLACIWLRHNRFSETGEKELNCVQEPRPRLGVIL